Proteins encoded together in one Aurantiacibacter aquimixticola window:
- a CDS encoding tetratricopeptide repeat protein, with protein MKRLRAVRTLTPKIVTGAIGAALVITATPAAAQSDARIERLERQIGALQRAVFPGGDERFFEPEIQPEARPRPQQTTPQVTTSALTDVLARLDAIETQLARLTAATEVNENALSALEERIDVLEAGRSAGIEASSAASTRPAPTGEIPVPDDSAELPAPPEQNAPSPERVAAVQAIVKPVTGDRGEDEYTYGFRLWDAGFYPEAQQQLALFVDQYPDHRMISYGRNLLGRAFLDAGNPRAAATHFFDNYQSNGSGARAPDSLLYLAESMIALGDTSRACIALAEFGDTYPALAVGRLQSMYAGLNGRVDCD; from the coding sequence ATGAAACGGCTTCGAGCAGTGCGGACCCTGACCCCGAAGATCGTCACGGGCGCGATCGGTGCGGCGCTGGTAATCACCGCCACACCGGCGGCGGCGCAGTCCGATGCGCGGATAGAGCGCCTCGAAAGGCAGATCGGCGCCCTCCAGCGCGCGGTTTTCCCCGGCGGCGACGAGCGGTTTTTCGAGCCCGAAATACAACCCGAGGCCCGGCCCCGCCCGCAACAGACCACGCCGCAGGTCACCACCAGCGCGCTGACCGATGTGCTGGCGCGCCTCGACGCCATCGAGACCCAGCTTGCGCGCCTCACCGCAGCGACCGAAGTGAACGAGAACGCGCTCTCAGCTCTCGAGGAGCGGATCGACGTGCTCGAAGCCGGGCGCTCGGCGGGTATCGAGGCTTCCTCCGCCGCCAGCACCCGACCGGCGCCGACCGGCGAAATCCCGGTACCCGACGATAGCGCGGAGCTTCCCGCGCCGCCCGAGCAGAATGCGCCATCGCCAGAGCGGGTCGCCGCCGTGCAGGCGATCGTGAAGCCTGTCACGGGCGATCGGGGCGAGGACGAATACACTTACGGTTTCCGGCTATGGGATGCTGGTTTCTACCCCGAAGCGCAGCAGCAGCTCGCGCTATTTGTCGATCAGTATCCCGATCACCGCATGATTTCCTACGGGCGAAACCTGCTCGGCCGGGCGTTTCTGGATGCCGGCAATCCGCGCGCCGCGGCGACGCATTTTTTCGACAATTACCAGTCCAATGGCAGCGGCGCACGTGCGCCTGACAGCCTGCTCTATCTTGCAGAAAGCATGATCGCGCTGGGCGACACCAGCCGCGCCTGCATCGCGCTCGCCGAATTCGGGGACACCTATCCCGCGCTTGCCGTGGGCAGATTGCAGAGCATGTATGCGGGGCTCAATGGCCGGGTCGACTGCGATTGA
- a CDS encoding helix-turn-helix domain-containing protein, with amino-acid sequence MSDTEIPEDDMTASAPQGVGGQLRAAREGKGLTLDQVASETRISKRHIERIEAGEFHELPGRTYAVGFSRTLARAVGLDEGDVVELVRAEMDVEGPSSRYASRRETTFEPGDPSRAPGGKLVWFSIFASAILLIGIFFAARALFMPAAELPSLTEQEAQEREAELAAQRAAEQETTQPIDETGEVVFTAEGEAWVRFSDAQGRVLTERTMSEGDTYTIPADAEGATIITGRPDLLAITIGGRDVPKISEELETVTDVPVSAEALLARGRSAPSVNATPAPQTDGAAT; translated from the coding sequence ATGTCCGACACTGAGATTCCCGAAGACGACATGACTGCTTCTGCACCGCAGGGTGTCGGCGGCCAATTGCGTGCCGCGCGTGAAGGCAAGGGACTGACGCTCGACCAGGTCGCTTCCGAAACGCGCATTTCCAAGCGACATATCGAACGTATCGAGGCCGGCGAATTCCATGAATTGCCGGGCCGGACCTATGCCGTCGGCTTCTCGCGCACGCTGGCGCGCGCCGTCGGACTGGATGAAGGCGATGTCGTCGAGTTGGTCCGCGCCGAAATGGATGTCGAAGGGCCAAGCTCTCGCTACGCCTCGCGCCGGGAAACGACATTCGAACCGGGCGACCCGTCCCGCGCACCGGGCGGCAAGCTGGTATGGTTCTCGATCTTCGCATCCGCGATCTTGCTGATCGGTATTTTCTTCGCCGCGCGCGCGCTCTTCATGCCCGCCGCGGAGCTGCCTTCGCTTACCGAGCAGGAAGCCCAGGAGCGGGAGGCCGAGCTTGCCGCCCAGCGCGCTGCCGAGCAGGAGACCACGCAGCCCATCGACGAAACCGGCGAAGTGGTCTTCACGGCAGAAGGCGAGGCGTGGGTGCGCTTCTCCGACGCGCAGGGCCGCGTGCTGACCGAACGAACGATGAGCGAGGGCGACACCTACACCATTCCCGCCGACGCCGAGGGGGCCACGATCATCACCGGCAGGCCGGATCTGCTGGCCATCACGATCGGCGGGCGCGACGTGCCGAAGATCTCGGAAGAATTGGAAACGGTGACCGACGTGCCGGTATCCGCCGAGGCCCTGCTGGCGCGCGGTCGCTCCGCGCCATCCGTCAATGCGACGCCCGCTCCGCAGACGGACGGCGCGGCGACTTGA
- the ptsP gene encoding phosphoenolpyruvate--protein phosphotransferase has product MSAASDAARSILTTLHEVMAARTHTQAKLNQVVEMIGEALDSEVCSIYLLRDGMLELFATRGLNQAAVHVTRLGIGEGLTGTIAQNIETLNLDEAAAHPEFQYRPETGEEKFHSFAGVPIVRRERAIGVVCVQHIDPRKYEEVEIEALQTVAMVLAELIHNAGLVDDEDAAGGPSEAITGQTVCEGLKLVKGLALGEAVFHQPRVHIEQTVAEDTEAERQRVYLAFDRMREQIDHMANQAEFGTGGEHEQVLETYKMFAYDEGWSRRINEAIDSGLTAEAAIERVQQRTRMRMREISDPLLQDRMHDLEDLANRLIRIVSGQLGTAAQKGLTKDTILVAKNLGPAELLEYDKRRLKGVVLEEGSLTAHVVIVARAMGVPVVGRLRNLRGLVREGDTVLIDGDAGKVTLRPGNGVLSAFEARFARSREKQAAYAKLREVEPFTRDGERIEVMINAGLRDDVGMVAMTGADGIGLYRTEFQFLVSAALPQRERQARLYREVVDAAKGKKVIFRTVDIGGDKSLPYLANEIGKEDENPAMGWRALRLALEREGLMKVQARALLEGTAGRELNVMFPMVSEPWEFDAAKDVFEKQIAWLKKRKHQLPSAIRYGVMLEVPSLAETLDTLLPRLSFVSIGTNDLTQFLFAADRANPMLAERYDWLSPSILRFLARVVQTCVGEPVDLGVCGEMGGRRLEALALIGLGIRRLSITPAAVGQIKELVRKVDTREIGEAMRGWLANPPPDMRTALSEWCEAHDIEID; this is encoded by the coding sequence ATGTCCGCCGCTTCCGACGCTGCCCGTTCCATCCTGACCACCTTGCACGAGGTGATGGCCGCGCGCACCCATACGCAGGCCAAGCTGAACCAGGTCGTCGAGATGATCGGTGAGGCGCTCGATAGCGAGGTCTGCTCAATCTACCTGCTGCGCGACGGCATGTTGGAGCTGTTCGCGACGCGCGGGCTGAACCAGGCAGCCGTCCACGTCACCCGGCTGGGCATCGGCGAAGGCCTGACCGGCACCATCGCGCAGAACATCGAGACGCTGAATCTGGACGAGGCCGCGGCCCATCCCGAATTCCAGTACCGTCCCGAAACCGGTGAGGAAAAATTCCACTCCTTCGCCGGTGTGCCGATCGTGCGCCGGGAACGCGCCATCGGCGTCGTGTGCGTCCAGCATATCGACCCACGCAAATACGAAGAGGTGGAGATCGAGGCGCTGCAGACGGTCGCCATGGTCTTGGCCGAGCTGATCCACAATGCAGGGCTTGTCGACGATGAGGACGCCGCCGGCGGGCCGAGCGAGGCGATCACCGGCCAGACGGTGTGCGAAGGGCTGAAGCTGGTGAAGGGGCTGGCGCTGGGCGAGGCCGTTTTCCACCAGCCGCGCGTCCATATCGAACAGACGGTGGCGGAGGACACCGAAGCGGAGCGCCAGCGCGTCTACCTCGCTTTCGATCGCATGCGAGAGCAGATCGACCACATGGCCAACCAGGCCGAATTCGGCACAGGCGGAGAGCATGAGCAGGTTCTCGAGACCTACAAGATGTTCGCTTATGACGAAGGCTGGTCGCGGCGCATCAACGAAGCGATCGACAGCGGGCTGACGGCCGAAGCCGCGATCGAGCGCGTGCAGCAGCGCACCCGCATGCGCATGCGCGAAATCTCCGATCCGCTGCTTCAGGACCGGATGCACGACCTGGAAGATCTGGCGAACCGGCTGATCCGCATCGTGTCCGGCCAGCTCGGCACGGCGGCGCAGAAGGGGCTGACGAAAGACACCATCCTCGTCGCCAAGAATCTCGGCCCCGCCGAACTGCTCGAATATGACAAGCGCCGCCTCAAAGGCGTGGTGCTGGAGGAAGGCTCGCTCACCGCGCATGTGGTGATCGTGGCTCGCGCAATGGGCGTTCCCGTCGTGGGCCGCTTGCGCAATCTGCGCGGGCTGGTGCGCGAGGGCGATACCGTCCTGATCGATGGCGATGCCGGGAAGGTCACGCTCCGCCCCGGCAATGGCGTGCTTTCCGCTTTCGAGGCGCGCTTCGCCCGCAGCCGCGAAAAGCAGGCCGCCTATGCCAAGCTGCGCGAGGTCGAGCCCTTCACTCGCGATGGCGAGCGGATCGAGGTGATGATCAATGCCGGTCTGCGCGACGATGTCGGCATGGTGGCGATGACGGGCGCGGACGGCATCGGCCTCTACCGCACCGAATTTCAGTTCTTGGTCTCCGCCGCGCTCCCGCAGCGCGAGCGGCAGGCGCGGCTTTACCGCGAAGTCGTGGATGCGGCGAAGGGCAAGAAGGTGATCTTCCGCACCGTCGATATCGGCGGTGACAAGTCGCTGCCCTATCTCGCCAACGAGATTGGGAAGGAAGACGAAAATCCGGCGATGGGCTGGCGCGCTTTGCGGCTCGCTCTCGAACGCGAAGGGCTGATGAAGGTGCAGGCCCGCGCGCTGCTGGAAGGCACGGCGGGGCGCGAGCTCAACGTGATGTTCCCGATGGTGTCCGAACCGTGGGAATTCGATGCGGCGAAGGATGTCTTCGAAAAGCAGATCGCCTGGCTGAAGAAGCGCAAGCACCAGCTGCCCAGCGCCATTCGCTACGGCGTGATGCTGGAAGTGCCTTCGCTTGCCGAAACGCTGGACACGCTGCTGCCGCGCCTCAGCTTCGTGTCGATCGGCACCAACGACCTGACGCAGTTCCTTTTCGCCGCAGACCGCGCCAACCCCATGCTGGCGGAGCGGTACGACTGGCTGAGCCCTTCGATCCTGCGCTTCCTCGCCCGGGTCGTGCAGACCTGTGTAGGGGAACCGGTCGACCTTGGCGTGTGCGGCGAAATGGGCGGGCGTCGGCTGGAAGCGCTGGCGCTGATCGGGCTCGGCATTCGCCGTCTCTCGATCACGCCTGCCGCCGTCGGCCAGATCAAGGAACTGGTGCGCAAGGTCGACACGCGGGAAATCGGCGAAGCCATGCGCGGCTGGCTCGCCAATCCGCCGCCGGATATGCGAACGGCGCTTTCCGAATGGTGCGAAGCGCACGATATCGAGATTGACTAG
- a CDS encoding YdcH family protein — MDSTHVTALQQKHQGLETMLKDEMNRPSPDAARIQALKKQKLRIKEEIAHH; from the coding sequence ATGGATTCCACGCACGTCACCGCCCTCCAGCAGAAGCACCAGGGTCTTGAGACCATGCTGAAGGACGAGATGAACCGACCGTCTCCCGACGCTGCGAGGATCCAGGCTCTCAAGAAGCAGAAGCTGCGCATCAAGGAAGAAATCGCGCATCATTGA
- a CDS encoding YdcH family protein: MTEEEARKRLATLKTEHRDLDIAIRALEANGGPEQLQVARLKKRKLGLRDQIFVLEDFLTPDIIA; this comes from the coding sequence ATGACGGAGGAGGAAGCGAGAAAGCGGCTGGCGACGCTCAAGACGGAGCACCGCGATCTCGACATCGCCATCCGTGCGCTGGAAGCCAATGGCGGGCCGGAGCAATTGCAGGTTGCGCGGCTGAAGAAGCGCAAGCTGGGGCTGCGAGACCAGATCTTCGTGCTCGAAGACTTCCTCACGCCTGACATCATCGCCTGA
- a CDS encoding DUF1465 family protein codes for MTIPSALTPAIVDVLYEEALCLVEEARCVFDEAPTVDATALRSALSREALRTTTQLMHAMAWLLNHRAFFAGDMSALQLRRHGRLPPTQHGGQAKDAALLDARVRAVSENASALHERIARLDEAWQAELPGEPAAVHRLHEKLGRAFG; via the coding sequence ATGACAATTCCGTCCGCCCTTACCCCTGCTATCGTCGATGTGCTTTACGAGGAGGCGCTGTGCCTCGTCGAAGAGGCGCGCTGCGTGTTCGATGAAGCGCCCACGGTGGACGCAACCGCATTGCGAAGCGCATTGTCGCGCGAGGCCCTGCGCACGACGACGCAGCTCATGCATGCAATGGCGTGGCTGCTGAATCACCGCGCCTTCTTCGCTGGCGACATGAGCGCGCTGCAATTGCGCCGGCACGGCCGCTTGCCACCCACGCAGCATGGCGGGCAAGCGAAGGACGCGGCGCTGCTGGATGCGCGGGTGCGCGCCGTTTCCGAAAACGCGAGCGCCTTGCACGAACGGATCGCCCGGCTCGACGAAGCGTGGCAGGCCGAGCTGCCCGGCGAGCCTGCCGCGGTGCACCGGCTGCACGAGAAGCTTGGCCGCGCCTTCGGCTAG
- the glpK gene encoding glycerol kinase GlpK, with translation MIDQSILVLDEGTTSTRAMLFAADGTPRGTAQEELTQHYPKSGWVEHDPVEIWEKTLRCARAVVEQAGGADRIAAIGITNQRETVVAWDRQTGKPLARAIVWQDRRTADFCRALKDAGREEMVQEKTGLLLDPYFSGTKMRWLLDNNDAVSSAAEADRLAFGTVESWLAWQLTAGERHITDASNASRTQLLALDGDSWDDELCALMGVPVHALPRIVDSAGALGETHSDLFGAPIPICGMAGDQQAATIGQGCLAEGDTKATYGTGAFVLTNTGKRLPHSEHRMLGTVLHQLEGKRHYAIEGAVFVAGSLIQYLRDTLGLIDSAEQTEELARSIEDSGGVVIVPALSGLGAPHWLPDARGIISGLGFDTGRAHIARAALEAMAHQTFDLASAFAADGCAWTGLKIDGGMAANDWMAQDIADLLGVSVTRPDFVETTALGAAMLAAVGCGLHVSLEHAAGTMIGSRQTFDPQMDDGVRAARLSRWEAALGKV, from the coding sequence ATGATCGACCAGTCCATCCTCGTGCTCGACGAGGGCACGACCAGCACCCGCGCCATGCTCTTCGCGGCCGATGGCACGCCGCGCGGCACGGCGCAGGAGGAATTGACGCAGCATTATCCCAAAAGCGGGTGGGTCGAGCACGATCCGGTGGAGATCTGGGAAAAGACGCTGCGCTGCGCCCGCGCAGTGGTGGAGCAGGCGGGCGGGGCGGACCGGATCGCCGCCATCGGGATCACCAATCAGCGCGAGACGGTGGTGGCGTGGGACAGGCAGACGGGCAAGCCGCTCGCCCGCGCCATCGTGTGGCAGGACAGGCGCACCGCCGATTTCTGCCGCGCGCTTAAGGATGCAGGGCGCGAAGAGATGGTGCAGGAGAAAACCGGCCTGCTGCTCGATCCGTATTTCTCGGGCACGAAGATGCGCTGGCTGCTCGACAATAACGACGCGGTCTCGAGCGCGGCGGAGGCGGATCGTCTTGCTTTCGGCACAGTCGAAAGCTGGCTCGCCTGGCAACTTACAGCGGGCGAGCGGCATATCACAGATGCAAGCAATGCGAGCCGCACGCAGCTGCTGGCGCTCGATGGAGACAGCTGGGACGATGAACTGTGCGCGCTGATGGGTGTCCCGGTGCACGCACTGCCCCGCATCGTCGACAGCGCCGGTGCGCTGGGCGAAACACATTCGGACCTGTTCGGCGCTCCCATTCCGATCTGCGGCATGGCAGGCGACCAGCAGGCTGCGACGATCGGGCAGGGGTGCCTGGCAGAGGGCGACACCAAAGCCACCTACGGCACCGGCGCATTCGTCCTCACCAATACCGGCAAGCGGCTGCCGCACTCCGAGCACCGCATGCTCGGCACCGTGCTCCACCAGCTGGAGGGCAAGCGGCACTACGCCATCGAGGGCGCGGTGTTCGTTGCCGGAAGCCTGATCCAGTATCTGCGCGACACGCTCGGCCTGATCGACAGCGCGGAGCAGACCGAGGAGCTGGCCCGCTCTATCGAGGACAGCGGCGGTGTGGTGATCGTGCCCGCACTGTCGGGGCTGGGCGCACCGCACTGGCTGCCCGATGCGCGCGGCATCATTTCGGGCCTCGGCTTCGATACGGGCCGCGCGCATATCGCCAGGGCCGCGCTGGAAGCGATGGCGCACCAGACTTTCGATCTCGCCAGTGCCTTTGCCGCCGATGGCTGCGCGTGGACGGGACTGAAGATCGATGGCGGCATGGCGGCGAATGACTGGATGGCGCAGGACATTGCCGATCTGCTCGGGGTCAGCGTCACCCGGCCCGATTTCGTCGAGACCACTGCACTTGGCGCAGCCATGCTGGCGGCGGTGGGCTGTGGGCTCCACGTCTCGCTGGAGCATGCCGCCGGGACGATGATCGGTTCGCGGCAGACTTTCGACCCGCAGATGGACGATGGGGTGCGGGCCGCAAGGCTTTCGCGCTGGGAAGCGGCGCTGGGGAAAGTCTAG
- a CDS encoding MBL fold metallo-hydrolase, with translation MHTMALPPQPWPTGDVEQLEPLVARVLAPNASPFTYTGTQTYLVGTTDLAVIDAGPADDRHLAALIRAIAGREVTAIMCTHTHRDHSPAAAPLAEATGAPVVGCAPLVIETDQPRLDAAFDRSYAPDRVLEDGEAMAGRGWTLRAVHTPGHTSNHLCFALEESGALFTGDHVMGWSTSVVVPPDGDMGDYLSSLSALQERQDRVYYPAHGGPVEKPRQLVRGMIGHRRARERQIEKLLREEARAIEALVPVMYKGVDERLWPAASMSVYAHLLDMERRGTVARLGDVWTTS, from the coding sequence ATGCACACCATGGCGCTTCCCCCGCAACCCTGGCCCACCGGCGATGTCGAACAGCTCGAGCCGCTGGTGGCGCGCGTGCTTGCGCCCAATGCCTCGCCCTTCACCTACACCGGCACACAGACCTATCTGGTGGGAACGACGGACCTGGCGGTGATCGATGCCGGACCGGCGGACGATCGGCACCTTGCCGCCCTTATCCGGGCCATCGCGGGGCGCGAGGTGACCGCGATCATGTGCACCCACACCCATCGCGATCACTCGCCCGCTGCCGCGCCATTGGCGGAAGCGACGGGAGCGCCGGTGGTCGGCTGCGCTCCGCTGGTGATCGAGACCGACCAGCCCCGCCTCGATGCCGCGTTCGACCGCAGCTACGCGCCCGACCGCGTGCTGGAGGATGGCGAAGCGATGGCCGGCCGGGGCTGGACGCTGCGGGCCGTGCACACGCCCGGCCACACGTCGAACCATCTGTGCTTCGCACTGGAGGAAAGCGGCGCGCTGTTCACAGGCGATCACGTGATGGGCTGGTCCACCAGCGTCGTCGTCCCGCCCGATGGCGATATGGGCGACTACCTGTCCAGCCTCTCCGCCCTGCAAGAGCGTCAGGACCGTGTTTACTATCCTGCCCACGGCGGGCCGGTCGAAAAGCCTCGCCAGCTGGTGCGCGGCATGATCGGCCATCGCCGCGCGCGCGAACGGCAGATAGAGAAGCTGCTGCGCGAGGAAGCGCGCGCGATCGAGGCGCTCGTGCCGGTCATGTATAAGGGCGTGGACGAGCGGCTCTGGCCCGCCGCATCCATGAGTGTGTACGCACACCTGCTCGATATGGAACGGCGCGGCACGGTCGCCCGTTTGGGAGATGTATGGACGACAAGCTAG
- a CDS encoding DUF4230 domain-containing protein has product MDDKLEENERSRVEVLGAPRAHGELVSRPASPALWVVITLMAVALAWLAWERWGPQDDGDIVGSAMLAFEEQNALTVFSSRFEVVAQSTSTPSVGPLEFEALQTRQAMIVPATVEYRLDLSDMERGNFTWDEASETLDVTLPPLTVSTPNINEAEARYFTDGVYVSRDASVSLSRSNSRIAEERAREFAANPEVTKMARDAARAAIRQNLAIPLQVAGYGDVQVRVRFADQG; this is encoded by the coding sequence ATGGACGACAAGCTAGAAGAAAACGAGCGGTCCCGCGTCGAAGTGCTGGGCGCGCCGCGTGCGCATGGCGAATTGGTGTCGCGGCCAGCCAGCCCCGCGCTGTGGGTGGTCATCACGCTGATGGCCGTGGCGCTGGCCTGGCTCGCATGGGAGCGCTGGGGACCGCAGGATGACGGCGACATCGTCGGCAGCGCGATGCTCGCCTTCGAGGAGCAGAATGCGCTCACCGTCTTTTCCTCCCGGTTCGAAGTCGTCGCGCAGAGCACGTCCACGCCGAGCGTCGGCCCGCTGGAATTCGAGGCGCTGCAAACGCGCCAGGCGATGATCGTGCCTGCCACGGTCGAGTACAGGCTCGACCTGTCGGACATGGAGCGTGGCAACTTCACTTGGGACGAGGCGAGCGAAACGCTCGACGTCACACTGCCGCCCCTCACCGTATCGACGCCGAACATCAACGAGGCGGAGGCGCGCTATTTCACCGATGGCGTCTATGTCAGCCGCGATGCCTCGGTGTCGCTCAGCCGCAGCAATTCGCGCATCGCCGAAGAGCGCGCCCGCGAATTCGCGGCCAATCCCGAGGTTACCAAGATGGCCCGTGATGCCGCGCGCGCCGCCATCCGCCAGAACCTCGCAATCCCGCTACAGGTTGCAGGGTACGGCGATGTGCAGGTGCGCGTCCGCTTCGCCGATCAGGGGTGA
- a CDS encoding tRNA-binding protein: MSEQITFDEFMKVDMRCGTVVDAQPFPEARKSAIKLWVDFGEDLGVKKSSAQIAEHYAPDTLIGQRVMAVVNFPPRQIGPFMSEVLVLGFADSDGAIRLVHPHDDLPDGARLS; this comes from the coding sequence GTGAGCGAGCAAATCACCTTCGACGAGTTCATGAAAGTCGACATGCGCTGCGGCACGGTCGTCGATGCGCAGCCTTTCCCGGAAGCGCGCAAGTCCGCCATCAAGCTGTGGGTCGATTTCGGCGAAGACCTGGGCGTGAAGAAAAGCAGCGCGCAGATCGCCGAGCACTATGCGCCCGATACGCTCATCGGACAGCGGGTTATGGCCGTCGTGAACTTCCCACCGCGTCAGATCGGGCCGTTCATGTCCGAAGTTCTGGTGCTCGGCTTCGCGGATAGCGATGGCGCGATCCGCCTCGTCCATCCGCATGACGACCTGCCCGATGGGGCGCGGCTGTCATAG